The sequence below is a genomic window from Methylotuvimicrobium sp. KM2.
CCAAAATACTGATCGGCGGCACGACGATTTCGAATTGATCCGGACCGAGTTGATCGATCGACAAAAACGCTTCGTTTTCCCAGGCTAGCAGCACATCGCCGATGCCGCGTTGCACGAAGGTGGTGGTCGAGCCGCGTGCTCCGGAATCCAGCACCGGCACGTTTTTATACAGCTTTTTGACGAAATCTTTGGCAGCCTCCGGGCTGCCGTATTTTTTCTCGGCGAAGGCCCAAGCGGCCAGATAGTTGTAACGGGCGCCGCCGGAGGTTTTCGGGTTCGGCGTAATCACGGCAACGCCATCCTTGATCAAATCATCCCAGTTTTTGATGCCTTTTGGATTGCCTTTGCGCACCAGAAATACGATCGTTGAGGTATAGGGCGCACTGTTGTTCGGCAAACGCTTTTGCCAGTCTTTATCGAGTTTCCCGGAAATTTTGGCAATTTGGTCGATGTCGTAAGACAAAGCCAGCGTCAACACATCGCCTTCCAGTCCGTCGATGACCGCACGCGCCTGTTTGCCGGCGCCGCCGTGCGACTGCTGTATCGTGACGGTTTCGCCGGTTTTGGCTTTCCAATCGGCGATGAATTCTTTATTGAACGCCTGATACAGCTCCCTGGTCGGGTCGTAGGAAATATTCAAAAGTGATCGGTCAGCCTGGGCCGCGCTACCGACCAAAAGACTGAATGCCAATAATCCTGTTTTTAAAGCTGTTTTTTTATTCATTGTTATTTACCTTGCCTGTTATTGAAAAATATCCAATGCATTGAAACTCAGTTCGACATAGACGAAATCCGAGTCATCCGAACTATTGCCATTGGCCGCTTCTTGTCGGTTACGTGTGAAGTCTCCGAAGGTGAAATGGGTGTAACCGAC
It includes:
- a CDS encoding sulfate ABC transporter substrate-binding protein, whose product is MNKKTALKTGLLAFSLLVGSAAQADRSLLNISYDPTRELYQAFNKEFIADWKAKTGETVTIQQSHGGAGKQARAVIDGLEGDVLTLALSYDIDQIAKISGKLDKDWQKRLPNNSAPYTSTIVFLVRKGNPKGIKNWDDLIKDGVAVITPNPKTSGGARYNYLAAWAFAEKKYGSPEAAKDFVKKLYKNVPVLDSGARGSTTTFVQRGIGDVLLAWENEAFLSIDQLGPDQFEIVVPPISILAETPVTVLDKVAEKHGTVDLAKAYLEYLYSPVGQKLAAQYYYRPFQPEHADSKDLERFPQVKRLSVDEVFGGWHKAQAEHFDDGGTFDQIYAP